From Triticum aestivum cultivar Chinese Spring chromosome 4A, IWGSC CS RefSeq v2.1, whole genome shotgun sequence, a single genomic window includes:
- the LOC123082976 gene encoding 4-hydroxyphenylacetaldehyde oxime monooxygenase-like produces MATPLTSLLLSLPQQWPPVLLALLSVVSLLLWTRISSKKGLKLPPGPARVPLLGNLHQLGPMPHRTLRDLARVHGPVMQLQLGKAPTVVLSSAEAAWEALKAHDLDCCTRPVSTGTKRLTYDLKNVAFAPYGAYWREVRKLLTVELLSARRVKAAWYARHEQVEKLMSTLRRAEAKPVALDEHILSLSDGIIGTVAFGNIYGSDKFSQNNSFQAALDDVMEMLSSSGSSAEDLLPGVVGRLVDRVTGFIARRERIFTQLDAFFEMVIEHHLDPKRVLPHNGGDLIDVLIDLWKKPRGTFSFTKDHVKAVIFSTFVAGIDTSAATIMWAMSELVRKPRVLKKVQDHIRALVGGNKRVEPEDMPKLSYLRMVVKETLRLHPAAPLLLPRETMRDIKIGGYDVPAKTRIYVNAWAIGRDPISWSNDSDEFNPDRFEVNDIDFKGEHPELMPFGAGRRICPGISMAMATIEFTLANLLFSFEWALPEGTTIDDMNMEEEGRLILHRKEPLVLVPTSYHLDL; encoded by the exons ATGGCAACCCCACTCACCTCGCTGCTCCTCTCTCTACCCCAACAATGGCCGCCCGTGCTCTTAGCACTTCTCTCCGTCGTTTCCCTCCTGCTGTGGACCAGGATCTCGTCCAAGAAAGGGCTCAAGCTGCCACCAGGCCCTGCGAGGGTGCCCCTCCTGGGCAACCTGCACCAGCTCGGCCCGATGCCGCATCGGACCCTGCGAGACCTGGCGCGGGTCCACGGGCCGGTGATGCAGCTGCAGCTCGGCAAGGCGCCGACTGTGGTGCTGTCGTCGGCGGAGGCGGCATGGGAGGCGCTCAAGGCTCATGACCTCGACTGCTGCACGCGGCCCGTGTCCACGGGGACGAAGCGGTTGACCTACGACCTCAAGAACGTGGCGTTCGCGCCCTACGGCGCGTACTGGCGGGAGGTGCGCAAGCTCCTCACCGTCGAGCTCCTCAGCGCGCGCCGCGTCAAGGCGGCGTGGTACGCACGCCATGAGCAG GTGGAGAAACTGATGAGCACACTGAGGCGTGCGGAAGCAAAGCCGGTGGCGCTGGACGAGCACATCTTGAGCCTCTCCGATGGTATCATCGGCACGGTAGCGTTCGGCAACATCTATGGCAGTGATAAGTTCTCCCAAAATAATAGTTTTCAGGCAGCGCTCGACGATGTTATGGAGATGCTATCCAGCTCCGGCTCCTCCGCTGAGGACTTGCTCCCCGGAGTCGTTGGCCGCCTTGTTGACCGCGTAACCGGATTCATAGCCCGCCGCGAGCGAATATTCACACAGTTAGACGCCTTCTTTGAGATGGTCATCGAGCATCACCTGGACCCTAAGCGTGTGCTGCCTCACAATGGCGGCGACCTCATTGACGTCCTCATCGACCTCTGGAAGAAACCACGTGGCACATTTAGCTTCACCAAGGACCACGTCAAGGCCGTAATCTTT TCGACGTTCGTTGCTGGCATTGACACTAGTGCAGCAACGATTATGTGGGCGATGTCGGAGCTGGTCCGGAAGCCGCGCGTGCTCAAGAAGGTGCAGGACCATATtagggccttggtgggaggcaacAAGAGAGTGGAACCAGAAGACATGCCCAAACTCAGCTACCTCAGGATGGTGGTGAAGGAGACCTTGCGGCTGCACCCGGCAGCACCGCTTCTACTGCCAAGGGAGACCATGAGAGACATCAAGATCGGTGGGTATGACGTGCCGGCCAAGACACGGATCTATGTGAATGCATGGGCCATCGGCAGAGACCCGATAAGCTGGTCTAATGACTCAGATGAGTTCAACCCTGATAGGTTTGAAGTAAATGACATAGACTTCAAAGGTGAGCATCCAGAGCTGATGCCGTTTGGCGCAGGGCGGCGGATATGCCCAGGCATCTCCATGGCCATGGCCACCATTGAGTTTACGCTCGCCAATCTGCTCTTCAGTTTTGAGTGGGCGCTCCCAGAGGGGACGACAATAGATGATATGaacatggaggaagaaggaaggctcATCTTGCACCGAAAGGAGCCACTCGTACTCGTTCCCACCTCATACCACCTCGACCTTTAA